Within candidate division WOR-3 bacterium, the genomic segment CTTTCCCTCAGAATCTCAGCCACCCGCCTGGCCTTGGTTGGCACGTCACCTTCGATCATCTCTGCTCCAGACACGACTTCGGGCACGTACAGTTTCAGCAAGGTGGTCATTGGTTTCGTTTCGCTATCGCCTATTCCCAGTTCTTCAATCCGTGTTTCTACGACTGGCTTGGTCTTGGCCCGCTTTATGCCAAGAATCGAAGCATAGCGCGGAGTGTTTCCTCCGGTCTGGATCGAAACCACGCACGGCATTGTAAGCTCCTCGGTCTCAAGCAGTCCGCCCTCGAGCTCACGCCGGACCAAGAGTTTCTTGTCACCGACATCCAGCTTGGTCACGTATGCGGCGTGGGGCCAGCCCAGCATCTGAGCCAGTGCCGGCCCGACCTGCGAGTCTTCCACGTCTTGCGCGATGCAGCCAGTCAGCACAAGGTCGAAATTGCCCCGCTGGAGGAAGGCTGCGAGTATCCGGGCGATCACCAGGCTATCGGCATCATCAATCCCCGCGTCGTCGATCCGCGTCGCTTGACCTGCACCCTTGGCAAGCCCCATCCGTAGCACTTCAACCGACTCTGGGGTACCAAGCGTAAGCAGTGTGACGTCGGCGCCGGTCCGGTCCTTGAGTAGGAGTGCTTCCTCCAAGGCATAATTGTCGGCTTCATTGATTGTGAATATCAGATTGTCCTCTATGATGTGCTTGCCGGTCTGGTCAACTCTAAGTGCTGCCTCGCTTGTGTCCGGGACCCGCCGAACACACACTGCTATCTTCATTCTGCCTCCTTGACTAAGGTCCGAAAACCGAAAGCATGAACATGATTGGATTGCCGAACCTCATGCGTCCTACAGTAATGGCTCTATTGCAACACATGACGCGAGTTGCAAGGATACGCTAAGAATCCAGGCGGTCAAGCCGCGGATGAATCCGGAAATAGAAGTGGAAACAAGATGTGGAGCAAGAAAGACAGCCTTTGGGTTCGCACTCGATTTGACAGCCCTGCACGACAAGATAACATCCTCGACGATGGGCAAGAACCGTAAGATGAAGCTCGGACAGAGCCGCCGGGAAATGCCCGGTTTCTGGCTCTGGATTGTCACCGGTCTAGTTGTGCTGTTCCTTCTGTTCATGCTGGCACGAACCTTGTCGCACACCGCGGTCGAACCTGCGCCAATACCGTTGCTGGCAACCGCCCAACAGGACCTAGTCTCGCTGACTCGAATGCTCGGCGAAATTGAACCTGACACGTTCGGCTTCGGCAGCCTGCCCGCAGAGATTTGCTGTCGGCTCAAACCCACAGACTCGCTCATCGCTGAGCAGAACTGGCCTGAGGCGATAGCCGAGCTGCACCGCTGCCTGAAGAGGGTACCGGACCGATACGTATCGGCTGTCCATGCCTGTCTTGGGTTCTGTTACTACCACTCGGCCAGTCTTGACCGATCGCTTGCAGAATTCCGCAAAGCGTTCCAGCTCGGCGCGTTGCCCCGGGCCTCAGTAGTTTCGCCCCTGCAACACCTATCGCCCCCTCTTTCTCACACCACCTCCTTGCAGAAGGAAGAAGACGTCAAGGTCGGGGCTTCCGGAGTTACGTCGGATTCCGGTCATCGGACGTCTAGTGCTCAGACCGCGGACTCAGGAACTTCCGGAACCCCGCATTTCGAACTTGCGGCCGATGATTCCACCGGCCGGGGGCTCCGAGCTCGCGCTGCTTTCGCTATAGCGTACCTGTTTCAGAGCCGCGGGTTCCCAGACAGTGCCGAGTACTACTACTTCGCGGCCCGCGCACTCCTGCCTGATTCTTCACCCTTGCTGGCCGCGGTACTCAACAACATTGGCGTGATACGCGAGACTCGTGGGGATACGACCGGAGCCCGCAAACACTATGCGGCGGCTGCTGTTTTCTGCGACACCGTCGCGAATACCCCATCAGCCAGAACCCTACGTGATAATCTGAGAAGGTTGACTCGTTAGACCACTTCAAGCGGGTCAACGTCAACCATGACTTCCACCCCGCGCGACTCCAGCCGGCTACGGCTGAAGAACCGATCAAGCTGGTTTGAAAAGTCAAACCGGACAAGAAGCCGTGACGCGACAGACCCAGCCCTTTTCACGACCGGGACCGGTCCCAACACGTCCACCCCGCGCATCTTGCTGACTAGGCGTGCAATCCTTTCGGCTTGGCGCTGTGCCTGCCGCAAATCGCGTGACCGGAACTCTATCAGTGCAAGACGCCGTGCCGGCGGAAAACCGAGCTGCCGGCGTGATTCCAGTTCCTGCTCTAAGAACCAAACCGGATCCTGTTCGATTGCTGCTCGTACCGCAGGATCGTCTGGCCGCCAAGTCTGAACCACGAGCCGACTTGAGAGCTGCCGAGCCCGCCGTTCCAGCTCGTATAATGTCTGGAACGCCCGTTCCCGTGCGCGGAAATCTGGCACCACCAAATCGTAGTCAAAGCAAACTGCTGCAACAAGCCTCGTGATGGCGGGCCACGTTCTTGACAGCAGCGCCAGGGTACCTACTACAGCACTGCCTGTTTTCCCCGGTATCGGTTCACCAGTGTCCGCACTGACCTGCGTGACTCCGGCAGTAGGCGCGATTCGCTGTACCTCACGTGCCACCAGTTCGATTCCGGGTGCGCGGAACTGAAACCTTGTGCCATTGCACGCTGGACACTGCTCGGGTGCCGCACGCACGCGCCCGCACATGCCGCACCCGACTGTCTGGTCCGCTTCAAGTACAAGCGGCACCCCGCACTGTACACAGGTTAGCACGTTACCGCAGTCCTGACATGCCACATGCCTCGACAAACCGCGTCGGTTCACGTAGAGAATTGCAATACCCGAATCAAGCGCCCGAACCAGCTCTTGTTCGAGCCGCAAGGAGAAAATCCGGCCTCGGTGGGCATGCATATCCACGATAAAGCTCGCCTGCCTTGTCCCGGTGGCAGCCGGACGCTCGAGCCAGGAATAGGTGCCGGCTCTTAGATTGAAATAGGTCTCGGCTGATGGTGTGCGGTCGCACAGAAGCACCGGACAACCCACAACCTTGGCCCTTGCGATTGCCACGTCCCGAGCATGGTACCGGGGATGTCTCTCCTCTTTATATACCCTGCTGTGTTCGTCAACCACCACGATGCCGGCAAGGTGCCTGACCGGTGCGAAAACAGCTGACCGCACGCCGACCACGAGCGGTCGCTCAGCAGTGCGGACATGCCGCCATGCGCGTTTCAACTGCGCCGGACTCAGTCCCGAATGATACTCGACGAGATTCTGGCCAAAGCGCTCTGCCAGCCACGACCACCACTGTCCACTCTTCTCCTGAGGCAGGAGTACTAACACCGCACCGTGAATTATCCTCGCCTCGACAAATGACCCAACTATCTCGGCTCGCTGCGCGGTCCGGCAGGAGCACAAAACGGCAAAGCGGCTCTCGGCAAAGGCTGGAAAACTGGCGCCTGGCGTGGTATCGCACACTACCAGTTGGCTGGTGTCAACCACATGGTGTAACCTTGGCCGGTATCCGCACATTCCCTGGGGCAGGACTGTATTCAACACCTCGCCCATCGTTGCCCAGTAGTTTTGGCTGACCCAGTGCATGAGCGCCACAAGTTCACGCTCGACAAAACCGCGCTCAATGACGGCAAGCACCGGTAACAGTAGTCTTGAGCTCCGGAGTCCAAACTTCGAACTTGCTTGATCCCGGAGTGCGACAACCACACCCTTTGTTCTCCGGCCGCGAAGCGTAACCTGCACGCAGTCACCTGGTGTAAGTTCTCCGACACGTTCCGGGTCATACCAGTAAGTCAGTTCATCCAGCCTCGGCCTAGGAATGACCACGTCGCAGAACCGGAACGGGCCTGGGATTTGAGCCTCGCTGCTTGGAGCTTTGGACTTCAAGATTAGTACCGCAGCTTGAACCGGTACCGTACCGAGTACCGGCCTTCTTCCGACTTATTGCCGACGATTTCGCTCCGGCGGTCCAAGTAGTACTCGACCGTGAATGCCGGCTGCATCGCTCCGGTGAAGTTCTGTGTGTAGGTAAAGTAAAGGTCCCTGGCCACATACTTGCCTACCGTTACCTTGTACCCTTCGCCCCCCGCAAACGCGCTCTCAAAGCTGAGTTCATCAAGACCGATGTAGTTTCGCACGCGCTTGGTCGCCTGAGTCTGGAAGTAACCGAGCAGTCGCTCTGACAGGTACCGTGTGGCCGCCTGACGGCTCTCCAGCCCGGCTAGTTCCTCGGCGGTGACATTCAGGCTCAGGTAGGTGACAATTTGACTTTCATCCCAGCCTCGTGGCTCGGCCTCAAGCCTGAACTCTGGTTTTTCGAGTGTACCGCTAATGGTAAGCACGATGCGGTCCGGTGCCGTACCGTCGGTCCCTACGCGCCGATGCACTGGCAGCTCGGCCCTGATGTTTAGTGACGGGTTGAGCCGGTCGATATTGTCAAACCGGATCTCGCCCTGCGTTACGCGCAGAGTGTGGTCTAGGTAGTAGATGTTGCCTTGGCGCGACGACAGTCGGCCCGAGTAGGTTTCTTCGCTCATTGTCTGACGAACCTGAAGGTCACCGGACAGTTCGATGTCGGCAAGCGGGTTACGCAGCCATATTGCCCGTTCCCCCCTGACCCGCAGGTCATATACGACCGAATCCCCCTTACTGGACGATGACTGAACTGCAGTTTGATTTGGTCCGAACCCGAATGCCAAAAGCGCTTCCTCTACGTCGAGCGTGCCTTCAAGCGATAAAGGCCGGTGTGATTGCCACGAAATCGTAAGGTCGCCGGCAACTACCGCGTACACCTCAGGTAGCGGGCTGATAGTGGCGCCGTCCGGCCGTATTCTGTAGCGCAACGAATCCACCAACCAGTCCTCTCCCAAGTCCACGAACCCGGTCGCTGTCACGAGTCCTGCACCCGAGGCGGCCGAAAGTTTCTCCAATTCAATTCGGTCCGCGCTCGCGGCAAGTTCAGCATTGACCCGGTCCAGCTTCATATTGATAGCCGGGACTGACAAGGTGCCAGCCACAACCCTGAGCCGGCCTGTAAGATTCGGCTCAGACACCCCGCCCCGCCACCTTAACTGGCCGTAAAGCTGCCCTTCTGAAAGCTCCAGCGTAGGACGCAGGAAAGCAAGCACCCAGGTTCCCGGATCAGCAATATCGGCCGAGAAGTCAACATCCTTAAGAGCAACGCGCGGGGACAGTTCATACGATACCCGGCCGGACAGCACCGTGGTATCCCTTGCGTGCACGAACCAGAGCTGTCGGACCAAGGCTTCAGTCCGACTCGCCATGAGGTCAAGCACAAGGTCCTTCACCATGAGCCCAACCGAAGGTAACTCCAAGTCTTCAGTCCGCATCCTTAGCTGGAAGCTGTCCTGGCCTGAGACCTCGAAGTTCCAAGTCCCCCATATTTCAAACGGCAGACGGGCAAGTTTCTGCAGCTTGCGCAGATTCAGCTTCTTCCCCTGCACCTGCACCATCGGCAGCGACCGTCCTGATTGCACTAGGTGAAGTTCAAGTGTACCGTCGGCAACGTGGTACCGCACATCCCGGACCGCAACCGAGTCCCGGTTCAAGATGAATACAAATGGCTCGTCCAAGGCAAGGGTTTCTTCACGGGTTGCGAACTGAAATCGGTTCACCTCGCAATCAACACCGTCCCGGCCAAGCCGGACCAGACCACCGGCCAGCAACTGATCTTCCGGACGGTCAACCCGCAGGTCGAATTCGGCGTCCTGCAACGTAAGCTGAGCTGCATCCAGAGTCCAATTCCGTGCCTCCCGGTCTCCTTTCCCTTGGAGCAAAGCCAACGGCAATCGGGGACCAAGACCCGGGGTTCCTGACAATCTGCCAGGTTGATCCGAACCAAGCCATGGCAGCATTACCCCCTCAACACCTACCATCAGTCGGCCGCGCAGTGCCCGGCCGACGGCGATGTCAAACTCGGCCAACCCCTGCTCAAATCTCATACTAGCAATTTCCAGGCCGGTCGCCCTTACTCCACCCTTCAGCTCAATGCTGTCAATCCCGCCGGCTCCAGTCACAAGCCCTTTGAGCCGGCCCGCAGCCGGCATTCCAAAGAAACTGCCAACAAGACCGACATCCAGACTGTCAATCGCGCACCTGAAGTCCAATAGCTGCCATTTATCAGCCACTGCGTGCCACTCGCAGCTTGCCCACAGCCAGCCGGCCGGGCCGCGCATATCCACGCTACCGCTCGCCCTACTTACCTTTTCACCCGACTTCCGCCACTCGCCGCTCACCACCAGAGTATCAATACCAAGCTCGCGCACTCTGACTCCGGCCATGACTGCAATCGAGTCAATTCCTCTGCCCATTGCCCTGATATCGGCCTGGACCCTGACATCTGGCAGTGCCGGCTCCACGCGGCGGACCGCAACATTCCTCATACTCGCCCTAGCCTCGAAAACAGAACTAGTCAGCTCAAAACTCCCTGAAAGCTCGAACTCGCCAAGCGCTGGGTCTTTACCGCTCGCCTCAACACGCAGCTCAGGTTCGGTCAAAGTCAGACGGCCCCGAATCGTTGGCAAACGGATTCTGCCAAGCAGCATGCCTTCGGCCGCATACCCCAGTTCGCCGCTGCGTGTCTTGCCGCGTTGTCGGACATTGCCCCTTACCACTACCCGGCCAGGCCAGGTCGCAAATTCCGCAATGTCCACGCTGAGATTCTCCAGTACTGCGTCGCCACCGCTGCCGTCCAGTGCGAACCGAAGGTTTCCGGTCAACCTCGAACCTGCGGTAAGCACCGTCATGCTATCCAGAACAAGCGAGTCCGGAGTTATGCGGCACAACGTACTGATGTCCCCAACGCACACCCTTTCCTGGACCAGACGGCCACTGGCCCTGACAAACCGGGCTTCGACCACGGACGGGTTCGAGAAGATGCTTAGAACCAGTTCAAGCGATTCCGCCCTAGGTTGACCGTCAACATACAACGAACCCTGGCTCACGTGCAATTGGCGCAAGGCAAGTCTTGGAAACGACACGCGAGTTGGAACGCCATCGCGACTTGGTTCACTTGACCAGTTCTTGACGCTCAGGAAGACGCTTGGCTCCAGTATTTCAACCTCGGACAGAGGTAGCCGGCCACGCAGAAACCCAAACGGCTCATAGGTTAGCGTCAATGCCCGCGCTTTCACCGAATCGCTGCCAAAAACCACAGCTACGCACTCGAATGTTGGGGTACTGAACACGTTCCCGCTCAGCCGGCCGTAGGTTATCCGACCGGAGATTGAACGGCTGACCTGACGTAGTGCAAGGTCAATCACCAGCCGCCCGACATGCTGCCTGAACAAAAAAAGTAGCAGGGCTAGCATCAGCAGTATGGCAACCGCAACTGGACAGCCGTATCGTCTAGGTGCTTTCGCCTGCCGGCCCTTGGCCGGACCCCGATGTGCATCAATGTTCATTGGTGACTCTGTCAGCTCACCAGCCTAGAATGCATGCAGCAGTCCCAAGTAGAACTTTCCCTTGTCACCCGGCGCCGGATTCTTGAGTCGTTTCCCCCAGTCAAGCCGAACCGGTCCAATCGGCGTTCTCACCCTGAGGCCAGCTCCAGCAGAATACTCAAGGTCCGTCAGCGTGTACCCGGCAGCAGAACCGATGACCTCGCCGGCGTCGAAAAAAACGACCAGGCCGACCCAACCGAAAACGTACGGCGTACGCAGTTCGACATTTGTATTCAGCACTGCCGGACCGAACCGGTCGGTACCGATTGAATCCGGCCCCAGTGACCGATCACGATATCCGCGCAGGGTATTTCGGCCACCAAGCGCAAAACCTTCATAATACGGTATTGCGACAGTTCGGCCGAAGAGTATATCTCGGCCAACCATCGCCCGTACCGCCAGTACGAACCTCGGACCGACCACTTGAAACCAACGTGTCTCAGCGGTAAACCGATAGAAGTCGTTATCACCACCAAGGCTTCCGCCGGCCACCTCGACCGCGGGCCTGACGTACAACCCAGAAGCCGGATCAAAGAAATCGTCCCGTGAATCATACGTTGCGTTTAGTGCCACGGAATTTGTGATACCCCGGCTAGTATCGGCAACGAGCCTCAGCCGGTTGAACAACCCAAGACTCAGATACCTGGTCAGGTTCCGGCAAAGCCCGGTCTCGATACCGTATTCCCGCCGCAGCAGCGTATCCACCCTCTCCCAGTAGAAAAACGGATGGGTCTGAAGATCAACCCTCATCAGAATCAGATACGGTAGGCGATAGTGGACGTCCAGTGCTGTCCGGAAGTCACCGCTGAAGTTAGGACTGAACTCAATGCTAACGTCGAACTGCTGTCCGCGGTTCAGGACGTTGTTGTGCTCCCATTCGATGGAGAAGAGCAGACGCCACGGCGGAGTCTCGAATCCGCCGCCGAATGCAAAAACCCGATACGGCTGTTCGGCGACGTCGAACCGCACCACAACACGGTTGCTCGACGTATCCGGCCGCAATACGTGGAACAGTACCCGCTGAAAAAGCCGAGTAGCATACAGCCGTCGCGCGGCTTCCTGCAAACGCTGCTGACTGAACATCTCTCCCTCGCGCAGCTCCAGTGTCCTCAGCACCGTGGCGGTCCGAACTGTTCGGTTGCCCCGCACCCGCAGTTCACCGAGATAGCAGCGTGGTCCCTCGGTAACTTCAACAACAAGGTCGGCCAGTGTGTCCCCATACCGCCATTCGGCTGTCACGTTAGCAAATGGGTATCCGGAATTAAGGTACAACGTTCTCACGACCTGCAAACACCGGCTCACTGAACCGGCATCATAATATCCTCCCACCCTCACCGGCAATAGTTGGATAAGCCGTTCTGTTTCGAACGTTCGGTTTCCGATGATTGCAATCGTACCGACACGCGTTCTTATTCCCTCCACCACGTTCAGCACAACGACGTACATCCGTCGCCCCCTGCTCACCCGCCGGCCGACTTGGGCATCGCGGAACCCGTTATCATGGTAGAACTGCTCAAGCGCCCTTACATCGCCATCAAGTCGGCGCTCGTCCAATGGCTGTCGGGCCCGGACTGTGACAACGCTTAGAAGCTGCCGGCCGGAGAACGTTCGGTTCCCTGCAAATCTTACCGCCTCGATTGAGTCAACCCTGGCGACTTGACTCAGAAAAAGAACCACTGAAGCAGCGAGTGCTACCGCCAAGGTACCATCTCCTCTTCGAACACACTTGGCTTTCTCTTCGGTTCATCTCGTCGGGCTGGCATTACCACTGATAATAGCACTACGCTTCCGACTCTGTCAATCCATGACCTGATCCCAAAATCCTGATGCAGAAGTTGAAGTTTGCGGCCAAAGGCGCTTGATACGACAGTTGTGATACCATAAAGTGCCGCGAGCTGCTCAAGCGCTGTTGTGCCAGCCTCCGGCAGACTGGTTCAGTACCGGAAATGACCTGTGCGGAAATTCGGCATGACGCCAGTAAAGGCTCGGGGAATCTGCCGGCAGTCGGGCAGCGGCCTAGGTCGGCGCGAAGACAAGTCTCAAGCGGTCGTGGATAAGTTTCAGTAGTTCATGGTAACAGGTTCTGACCTGCAACCACAGCTCTTGACCATGTGGCACCACTTTGCCGGCGATGAAGACAAGCTGCCAGCGGAACGTGGCTATCGTCTTCGTGACCCAGTCACCACCTAACAGCAACCGCTTCACTACCACCGCCAGGTTGTGCGCCAATACGCCAAGCCCCAGCCACACCGCATTGGCCCTAAGACTCTGACACGGAAAGTAGCCCATACCGAAGCTGCTCTTGAGCTCTTTGTTGTTCTCCGCATTGCCCCGGCCGTTATGAAACCAGATGATGTCTTTCGTCTCTCGCTCGTAGTCATTGGTCGCAATCGCGTGGTAGCAGTAGGCTCCATCGAACAGGTCCGGCCGGGGATTCGGCCAACGCTCGATAATGATGGTGAAAGCCTCGGTCTTTTCCATACAATGCACCGTAGTCCTGTATTCCCGGTCGGTCTGTTTCCCATCCGGTCCGACCAGCCGCATCCGGCCACTCTACTCCTCTGCCAGACGCTTGATTGTCGCCTTCACCCCCGCATCCTGGTCAGCCGTGATGGTGAAGGTCACCTTCAATTTCCGGCAGGCGTTGAACACCTTGGCCTGGCAGCCGGCTGAGTCGCTGCGGAACTAACGCAACCGTTTGCTCAGTGAGGCAAGTAGCTTGCGCGTATGCTCAAGCTGCTTCTCGATGCCGACACCGGCCGGCACATTGCCATTCTGGAAGTCACAGGCCACGCACAACCCCAGCTCGGCCAAGAAGCTCAGAAGCGGAGCCAAAGTGCGGAGTCCTGGTAGCACATCCTGGCCGTGGCACTCTCTGTTTCAATCAAAGTAGCGTCGGTATTGAGTGTGAAGTCGGGGACGCCGCTCTTGATGATAGCAGTACTAGCCAAGTATTCGTTGACCTGTTTTGTTCCCGGGATACAGTAGGGTACCTTGAGCCAGACACCGACAGCATCGGCTCAGGGTACGTGACGGAAGCCATAGAGCTTCCTGAGCCCGGAGTCCTGTTGAATCTCCCGGATGTCCTCCAGACATTGGCCGCCGCCGGTAAGCATAAGCGCCAAGGGCATGACGTAGTCTTCCGGACTGATACCACGGTTGGAGCAGGGTGTCGGCAAGCGCTTGTGTGTCTGCGCCACGACTCCGGAGGGCAGGGTGGCCTCATGGAATAGGGCCAGGCCGCTCAGGCTGGTGATGATTTCTTCAGTCACGCCGAGCTTGAAAGGAAGGAATTCCTGACCGATACCATGGTTGTCCATAAGGCTGCTCCTCC encodes:
- a CDS encoding electron transfer flavoprotein subunit beta/FixA family protein, which gives rise to MKIAVCVRRVPDTSEAALRVDQTGKHIIEDNLIFTINEADNYALEEALLLKDRTGADVTLLTLGTPESVEVLRMGLAKGAGQATRIDDAGIDDADSLVIARILAAFLQRGNFDLVLTGCIAQDVEDSQVGPALAQMLGWPHAAYVTKLDVGDKKLLVRRELEGGLLETEELTMPCVVSIQTGGNTPRYASILGIKRAKTKPVVETRIEELGIGDSETKPMTTLLKLYVPEVVSGAEMIEGDVPTKARRVAEILRERGLA
- the priA gene encoding primosomal protein N', which produces MKSKAPSSEAQIPGPFRFCDVVIPRPRLDELTYWYDPERVGELTPGDCVQVTLRGRRTKGVVVALRDQASSKFGLRSSRLLLPVLAVIERGFVERELVALMHWVSQNYWATMGEVLNTVLPQGMCGYRPRLHHVVDTSQLVVCDTTPGASFPAFAESRFAVLCSCRTAQRAEIVGSFVEARIIHGAVLVLLPQEKSGQWWSWLAERFGQNLVEYHSGLSPAQLKRAWRHVRTAERPLVVGVRSAVFAPVRHLAGIVVVDEHSRVYKEERHPRYHARDVAIARAKVVGCPVLLCDRTPSAETYFNLRAGTYSWLERPAATGTRQASFIVDMHAHRGRIFSLRLEQELVRALDSGIAILYVNRRGLSRHVACQDCGNVLTCVQCGVPLVLEADQTVGCGMCGRVRAAPEQCPACNGTRFQFRAPGIELVAREVQRIAPTAGVTQVSADTGEPIPGKTGSAVVGTLALLSRTWPAITRLVAAVCFDYDLVVPDFRARERAFQTLYELERRARQLSSRLVVQTWRPDDPAVRAAIEQDPVWFLEQELESRRQLGFPPARRLALIEFRSRDLRQAQRQAERIARLVSKMRGVDVLGPVPVVKRAGSVASRLLVRFDFSNQLDRFFSRSRLESRGVEVMVDVDPLEVV
- a CDS encoding translocation/assembly module TamB domain-containing protein codes for the protein MNIDAHRGPAKGRQAKAPRRYGCPVAVAILLMLALLLFLFRQHVGRLVIDLALRQVSRSISGRITYGRLSGNVFSTPTFECVAVVFGSDSVKARALTLTYEPFGFLRGRLPLSEVEILEPSVFLSVKNWSSEPSRDGVPTRVSFPRLALRQLHVSQGSLYVDGQPRAESLELVLSIFSNPSVVEARFVRASGRLVQERVCVGDISTLCRITPDSLVLDSMTVLTAGSRLTGNLRFALDGSGGDAVLENLSVDIAEFATWPGRVVVRGNVRQRGKTRSGELGYAAEGMLLGRIRLPTIRGRLTLTEPELRVEASGKDPALGEFELSGSFELTSSVFEARASMRNVAVRRVEPALPDVRVQADIRAMGRGIDSIAVMAGVRVRELGIDTLVVSGEWRKSGEKVSRASGSVDMRGPAGWLWASCEWHAVADKWQLLDFRCAIDSLDVGLVGSFFGMPAAGRLKGLVTGAGGIDSIELKGGVRATGLEIASMRFEQGLAEFDIAVGRALRGRLMVGVEGVMLPWLGSDQPGRLSGTPGLGPRLPLALLQGKGDREARNWTLDAAQLTLQDAEFDLRVDRPEDQLLAGGLVRLGRDGVDCEVNRFQFATREETLALDEPFVFILNRDSVAVRDVRYHVADGTLELHLVQSGRSLPMVQVQGKKLNLRKLQKLARLPFEIWGTWNFEVSGQDSFQLRMRTEDLELPSVGLMVKDLVLDLMASRTEALVRQLWFVHARDTTVLSGRVSYELSPRVALKDVDFSADIADPGTWVLAFLRPTLELSEGQLYGQLRWRGGVSEPNLTGRLRVVAGTLSVPAINMKLDRVNAELAASADRIELEKLSAASGAGLVTATGFVDLGEDWLVDSLRYRIRPDGATISPLPEVYAVVAGDLTISWQSHRPLSLEGTLDVEEALLAFGFGPNQTAVQSSSSKGDSVVYDLRVRGERAIWLRNPLADIELSGDLQVRQTMSEETYSGRLSSRQGNIYYLDHTLRVTQGEIRFDNIDRLNPSLNIRAELPVHRRVGTDGTAPDRIVLTISGTLEKPEFRLEAEPRGWDESQIVTYLSLNVTAEELAGLESRQAATRYLSERLLGYFQTQATKRVRNYIGLDELSFESAFAGGEGYKVTVGKYVARDLYFTYTQNFTGAMQPAFTVEYYLDRRSEIVGNKSEEGRYSVRYRFKLRY
- a CDS encoding BamA/TamA family outer membrane protein, which gives rise to MAVALAASVVLFLSQVARVDSIEAVRFAGNRTFSGRQLLSVVTVRARQPLDERRLDGDVRALEQFYHDNGFRDAQVGRRVSRGRRMYVVVLNVVEGIRTRVGTIAIIGNRTFETERLIQLLPVRVGGYYDAGSVSRCLQVVRTLYLNSGYPFANVTAEWRYGDTLADLVVEVTEGPRCYLGELRVRGNRTVRTATVLRTLELREGEMFSQQRLQEAARRLYATRLFQRVLFHVLRPDTSSNRVVVRFDVAEQPYRVFAFGGGFETPPWRLLFSIEWEHNNVLNRGQQFDVSIEFSPNFSGDFRTALDVHYRLPYLILMRVDLQTHPFFYWERVDTLLRREYGIETGLCRNLTRYLSLGLFNRLRLVADTSRGITNSVALNATYDSRDDFFDPASGLYVRPAVEVAGGSLGGDNDFYRFTAETRWFQVVGPRFVLAVRAMVGRDILFGRTVAIPYYEGFALGGRNTLRGYRDRSLGPDSIGTDRFGPAVLNTNVELRTPYVFGWVGLVVFFDAGEVIGSAAGYTLTDLEYSAGAGLRVRTPIGPVRLDWGKRLKNPAPGDKGKFYLGLLHAF
- a CDS encoding transposase, which produces MRLVGPDGKQTDREYRTTVHCMEKTEAFTIIIERWPNPRPDLFDGAYCYHAIATNDYERETKDIIWFHNGRGNAENNKELKSSFGMGYFPCQSLRANAVWLGLGVLAHNLAVVVKRLLLGGDWVTKTIATFRWQLVFIAGKVVPHGQELWLQVRTCYHELLKLIHDRLRLVFAPT